A genomic window from Balaenoptera acutorostrata chromosome 20, mBalAcu1.1, whole genome shotgun sequence includes:
- the CASKIN2 gene encoding caskin-2 isoform X1 — MGREQDLILAVKNGDVTGVQKLVAKVKATKTKLLGSTKRLNVNYQDADGFSALHHAALGGSLELIALLLEAQATVDIKDSNGMRPLHYAAWQGRLEPVRLLLRASAAVNAASLDGQIPLHLAAQYGHYEVSEMLLQHQSNPCLVNKAKKTPLDLACEFGRLKVAQLLLNSHLCVALLEGEAKDPCDPNYTTPLHLAAKNGHREVIRQLLRAGIEINRQTKTGTALHEAALYGKTEVVRLLLEGGVDVNIRNTYNQTALDIVNQFTTSQASREIKQLLREASGILKVRALKDFWNLHDPTALNVRAGDVITVLEQHPDGRWKGHIHESQRGTDRVGYFPPGIVEVVSKRVGVLAPRLPSASTTLRPGLSRTPQPPADDPLHPLTYGQLPRVGLSPDSPAGDRNSVGSEGSVGSIRSAGSGQSSEGTNGHSTGLLIENAQPLPSAGEDQVLPGLHPPSLADNPNHRPLANYRSGELLFTQDVRPEQLLEGKDAQAIHNWLSEFQLEGYTAHFLQAGYDVPTLSRMTPEDLTAIGVTKPGHRKKIASEIAQLSIAEWLPNYIPADLLEWLCALGLPQYHKQLVSSGYDSMGLVADLTWEELQEIGVNKLGHQKKLMLGVKRLAELRRGLLQGEAPGDGGRRLARGPELMAIEGLENGDGPAVAGPRLLTFQGSELSPELQAAMAGGGPEPLPLPPARSPSQESIGARSRGSGHSQEQPASQPSGGDPNTPQERNLPEGTERPPKLCSPLPGQGAPPYVFMYPQGSPSSPAPGPPPGAPRAFSYLAGPLATPPDPPRPKRRSHSLSRPSPAEGEAEGEAEGPVDSALGSYATLTRRPGRSALARTSPSPTPTRGAPRSQSFALRARRKGPPPPPPKRLSSVSGPTLEPPPPPDGSPAPKEGALGPRRRTLSEPTGPSEPPGLPAPAGTASDTEEEDPGPEGTPPSRGSSGEGLPFAEEGNLTIKQRPKPAGPPPRETPVPAGLDFNLTESDTVKRRPKCRERGPLQTALLAFGAAGATPGPPTPLSSQTPGESPSASASPPRPDPSGLPNPGAPAPLSPSPPTQPPAAPCPGPALEHSRRPGEMEPPAPPAALLKVPGAGTAPKPVSVACTQLAFSGPKLAPRLGPRPVPPPRPENTGATGPGRAQQRLEQTSSSLAAALRAAEKSIGAEEREGPPGTSTKHILDDISTMFDALANQLDAMLD, encoded by the exons ATGGGTCGAGAACAGGACCTGATCCTCGCTGTCAAGAATGGAGATGTGACTGGTGTGCAGAAACTGGTGGCTAAGGTCAAGGCCACAAAGACAA AGCTCCTTGGCTCCACGAAGAGACTCAACGTCAACTACCAGGATGCTGATGG ATTCTCGGCTCTCCACCACGCCGCCCTGGGGGGCAGCCTGGAGCTCATAGCCTTGCTGCTGGAGGCTCAGGCCACCGTTGACATCAAGGACAGCAATG GCATGCGACCGCTGCACTACGCAGCCTGGCAGGGCCGGCTGGAGCCCGTGAGGCTGCTACTGCGGGCCTCTGCGGCCGTGAACGCCGCCTCGCTGGATGGGCAGATCCCGCTGCACCTGGCTGCCCAGTACGGACACTATGAAGTG TCAGAAATGCTCCTCCAGCATCAGTCCAACCCGTGCCTGGTCAACAAGGCCAAGAAGACACCCTTGGACCTGGCCTGCGAATTTGGACGGCTCAAG GTGGCCCAGCTGTTACTGAACAGCCACTTATGTGTGGCACTGCTGGAGGGTGAGGCCAAGGACCCGTGTGACCCCAACTATACCACACCCCTGCACTTGGCTGCCAAGAATGGCCACAGAGAGGTCATCAG GCAGCTCCTGAGAGCTGGGATTGAGATCAACCGCCAGACCAAGACAGGCACGGCACTCCACGAGGCCGCGCTGTATGGCAAGACCGAGGTGGTGCGGCTGCTCCTGGAG GGTGGGGTGGACGTGAACATTCGGAACACGTATAACCAGACGGCGCTGGACATCGTGAATCAGTTCACCACCTCCCAGGCCAGCCGGGAAATCAAGCAGCTACTGCGGG AGGCCTCAGGGATCCTGAAGGTCCGAGCACTCAAGGATTTCTGGAACCTCCACGATCCCACTGCCCTCAATGTCCGGGCAGGGGACGTCATCACG GTGCTTGAGCAGCATCCCGACGGCCGCTGGAAGGGCCACATCCACGAGAGCCAGAGGGGCACGGACCGTGTGGGCTACTTCCCCCCGGGCATCGTTGAAGTGGTCAGCAAGCGGGTGGGCGTCCTTGCACCCCGCCTCCCCTCTGCGTCCACCACCCTGCGCCCAGGCCTCTCCAGGACACCACAGCCCCCTGCTGATGACCCTCTGCACCCCCTTACCTATGGCCAGCTGCCTCGGGTGGGCCTCAGCCCAGACAGCCCAG CAGGTGACAGGAACAGTGTGGGCAGCGAGGGCAGCGTGGGCAGCATCCGCAGTGCCGGCAGCGGACAGAGTTCCGAGGGCACCAACGGCCACAGCACCGGCCTCCTTATTGAGAATGCCCag CCACTGCCCTCTGCTGGAGAGGACCAGGTGCTGCCAGGACTGCACCCCCCGTCCCTGGCAG ACAACCCAAACCACCGCCCTCTGGCCAACTACCGCTCCGGGGAGCTGCTCTTCACCCAGGACGTGAGGCCGGAGCAGCTGCTGGAGGGGAAG GACGCTCAGGCCATTCATAACTGGCTCAGCGAGTTCCAGCTGGAGGGCTACACTGCCCACTTTCTGCAGGCTGGCTATGACGTGCCAACTCTCAGCCGCATGACACCCGAG GACCTGACGGCCATCGGGGTGACCAAGCCCGGGCACAGGAAGAAGATCGCCTCAGAGATCGCCCAGCTCAGCATCGCCGAGTGGTTACCCAACTACATCCCG GCAGACCTGCTGGAGTGGCTGTGCGCGCTGGGGCTGCCGCAGTACCACAAGCAGCTGGTGAGCAGCGGCTACGATTCCATGGGGCTGGTGGCCGACCTCACTTGGGAGGAGCTGCAGGAGATCGGAGTCAACAAGCTCG GTCATCAGAAGAAGCTCATGCTGGGGGTGAAGCGGCTGGCTGAGCTGCGGCGGGGCCTACTGCAGGGGGAGGCCCCAGGTGACGGCGGCCGCCGGCTGGCCAGGGGCCCGGAGCTGATGGCCATCGAGGGGCTGGAGAATGGGGACGGTCCGGCTGTGGCTGGCCCGCGCCTCCTCACCTTCCAGGGCAGCGAGCTGAGCCCAGAGCTACAGGCGGCCATGGCAGGGGGTGGCCCTGAGccgctccccctgccccctgcccgctCCCCCAGCCAGGAGAGCATCGGGGCACGCTCACGGGGGTCCGGGCACTCGCAGGAACAGCCTGCCTCCCAGCCCAGTGGCGGAGACCCCAACACCCCACAGGAGAGGAATCTTCCAGAGGGCACAGAGCGGCCCCCTAAGCTTTGTTCCCCACTTCCTGGCCAAGGGGCCCCCCCTTATGTTTTTATGTACCCCCAGGGCTCGccctccagcccagccccagggccGCCTCCTGGCGCACCCCGGGCCTTCTCCTACTTGGCCGGCCCCCTGGCCACTCCTCCAGACCCGCCTCGGCCCAAGCGCCGGTCCCACAGCCTGAGCCGCCCCAGCCCGGCCGAGGGGGAAGCCGAGGGGGAGGCCGAAGGGCCAGTGGATAGCGCCTTGGGCAGTTACGCCACCCTCACTCGGCGACCAGGACGCAGCGCCCTCGCCCGGACCAGCCCCAGCCCGACCCCAACCCGAGGGGCGCCCCGCAGCCAGTCCTTCGCCCTGCGGGCCCGCCGCAaaggccccccgcccccgccccccaagcGCCTCAGCTCCGTCTCTGGCCCCACCctggagccgccgccgccgccagatGGAAGCCCAGCGCCCAAGGAGGGGGCCCTGGGGCCCCGGAGGCGAACACTCAGTGAACCCACGGGCCCCTCGGAGCCCCCCGgcctgcccgccccagcgggCACCGCATCGGACACAGAGGAGGAGGACCCAGGGCCCGAGGGGACACCCCCGTCTCGGGGCAGCTCAGGGGAGGGGCTCCCGTTCGCGGAGGAGGGGAACCTGACGATCAAACAGAGGCCCAAGCCGGCGGGCCCCCCACCCCGGGAGACGCCCGTGCCTGCTGGCCTCGACTTCAACCTCACGGAGTCAGACACTGTTAAGCGGAGGCCCAAATGCCGGGAGAGGGGGCCCCTGCAGACAGCCCTCCTGGCCTTCGGGGCGGCCGGCGCCACGCCCGGCCCCCCTACCCCCCTGTCCTCGCAGACCCCCGGCGAGTCCCCCTCGGCCTCTGCCAGCCCTCCCCGGCCTGACCCTAGCGGCCTCCCAAACCCCGGAGCTCCAGCCCCTCTGTCTCCCAGCCCCCCGACCCAGCCCCCCGcagccccctgccctgggccagcTCTGGAACACAGTCGGCGGCCCGGGGAGATGGAGCCCCCGGCTCCGCCCGCTGCCCTCCTCAAGGTGCCCGGAGCAG GAACAGCCCCCAAGCCTGTGTCTGTGGCCTGCACCCAGCTGGcattttctggccccaagctggCTCCCCGGCTCGGCCCCCGCCCTGTGCCCCCTCCAAGGCCAGAGAACACTGGGGCCACGGGCCCAGGCCGGGCCCAGCAGAGACTGGAGCAGACCAGCTCATCCCTGGCAGCTGCATTGCGGGCCGCAGAGAAGAGCATTGGTGCTGAGGAGCGAGAGGG CCCCCCGGGCACCTCCACCAAGCACATCCTGGATGACATCAGCACCATGTTCGACGCCCTGGCTAACCAGCTGGATGCCATGCTGGATTGA
- the CASKIN2 gene encoding caskin-2 isoform X2: MGREQDLILAVKNGDVTGVQKLVAKVKATKTKLLGSTKRLNVNYQDADGFSALHHAALGGSLELIALLLEAQATVDIKDSNGMRPLHYAAWQGRLEPVRLLLRASAAVNAASLDGQIPLHLAAQYGHYEVSEMLLQHQSNPCLVNKAKKTPLDLACEFGRLKVAQLLLNSHLCVALLEGEAKDPCDPNYTTPLHLAAKNGHREVIRQLLRAGIEINRQTKTGTALHEAALYGKTEVVRLLLEGGVDVNIRNTYNQTALDIVNQFTTSQASREIKQLLREASGILKVRALKDFWNLHDPTALNVRAGDVITVLEQHPDGRWKGHIHESQRGTDRVGYFPPGIVEVVSKRVGVLAPRLPSASTTLRPGLSRTPQPPADDPLHPLTYGQLPRVGLSPDSPAGDRNSVGSEGSVGSIRSAGSGQSSEGTNGHSTGLLIENAQPLPSAGEDQVLPGLHPPSLADNPNHRPLANYRSGELLFTQDVRPEQLLEGKDAQAIHNWLSEFQLEGYTAHFLQAGYDVPTLSRMTPEDLTAIGVTKPGHRKKIASEIAQLSIAEWLPNYIPADLLEWLCALGLPQYHKQLVSSGYDSMGLVADLTWEELQEIGVNKLGHQKKLMLGVKRLAELRRGLLQGEAPGDGGRRLARGPELMAIEGLENGDGPAVAGPRLLTFQGSELSPELQAAMAGGGPEPLPLPPARSPSQESIGARSRGSGHSQEQPASQPSGGDPNTPQERNLPEGTERPPKLCSPLPGQGAPPYVFMYPQGSPSSPAPGPPPGAPRAFSYLAGPLATPPDPPRPKRRSHSLSRPSPAEGEAEGEAEGPVDSALGSYATLTRRPGRSALARTSPSPTPTRGAPRSQSFALRARRKGPPPPPPKRLSSVSGPTLEPPPPPDGSPAPKEGALGPRRRTLSEPTGPSEPPGLPAPAGTASDTEEEDPGPEGTPPSRGSSGEGLPFAEEGNLTIKQRPKPAGPPPRETPVPAGLDFNLTESDTVKRRPKCRERGPLQTALLAFGAAGATPGPPTPLSSQTPGESPSASASPPRPDPSGLPNPGAPAPLSPSPPTQPPAAPCPGPALEHSRRPGEMEPPAPPAALLKVPGAGTAPKPVSVACTQLAFSGPKLAPRLGPRPVPPPRPENTGATGPGRAQQRLEQTSSSLAAALRAAEKSIGAEEREGESWWPPLRGT; this comes from the exons ATGGGTCGAGAACAGGACCTGATCCTCGCTGTCAAGAATGGAGATGTGACTGGTGTGCAGAAACTGGTGGCTAAGGTCAAGGCCACAAAGACAA AGCTCCTTGGCTCCACGAAGAGACTCAACGTCAACTACCAGGATGCTGATGG ATTCTCGGCTCTCCACCACGCCGCCCTGGGGGGCAGCCTGGAGCTCATAGCCTTGCTGCTGGAGGCTCAGGCCACCGTTGACATCAAGGACAGCAATG GCATGCGACCGCTGCACTACGCAGCCTGGCAGGGCCGGCTGGAGCCCGTGAGGCTGCTACTGCGGGCCTCTGCGGCCGTGAACGCCGCCTCGCTGGATGGGCAGATCCCGCTGCACCTGGCTGCCCAGTACGGACACTATGAAGTG TCAGAAATGCTCCTCCAGCATCAGTCCAACCCGTGCCTGGTCAACAAGGCCAAGAAGACACCCTTGGACCTGGCCTGCGAATTTGGACGGCTCAAG GTGGCCCAGCTGTTACTGAACAGCCACTTATGTGTGGCACTGCTGGAGGGTGAGGCCAAGGACCCGTGTGACCCCAACTATACCACACCCCTGCACTTGGCTGCCAAGAATGGCCACAGAGAGGTCATCAG GCAGCTCCTGAGAGCTGGGATTGAGATCAACCGCCAGACCAAGACAGGCACGGCACTCCACGAGGCCGCGCTGTATGGCAAGACCGAGGTGGTGCGGCTGCTCCTGGAG GGTGGGGTGGACGTGAACATTCGGAACACGTATAACCAGACGGCGCTGGACATCGTGAATCAGTTCACCACCTCCCAGGCCAGCCGGGAAATCAAGCAGCTACTGCGGG AGGCCTCAGGGATCCTGAAGGTCCGAGCACTCAAGGATTTCTGGAACCTCCACGATCCCACTGCCCTCAATGTCCGGGCAGGGGACGTCATCACG GTGCTTGAGCAGCATCCCGACGGCCGCTGGAAGGGCCACATCCACGAGAGCCAGAGGGGCACGGACCGTGTGGGCTACTTCCCCCCGGGCATCGTTGAAGTGGTCAGCAAGCGGGTGGGCGTCCTTGCACCCCGCCTCCCCTCTGCGTCCACCACCCTGCGCCCAGGCCTCTCCAGGACACCACAGCCCCCTGCTGATGACCCTCTGCACCCCCTTACCTATGGCCAGCTGCCTCGGGTGGGCCTCAGCCCAGACAGCCCAG CAGGTGACAGGAACAGTGTGGGCAGCGAGGGCAGCGTGGGCAGCATCCGCAGTGCCGGCAGCGGACAGAGTTCCGAGGGCACCAACGGCCACAGCACCGGCCTCCTTATTGAGAATGCCCag CCACTGCCCTCTGCTGGAGAGGACCAGGTGCTGCCAGGACTGCACCCCCCGTCCCTGGCAG ACAACCCAAACCACCGCCCTCTGGCCAACTACCGCTCCGGGGAGCTGCTCTTCACCCAGGACGTGAGGCCGGAGCAGCTGCTGGAGGGGAAG GACGCTCAGGCCATTCATAACTGGCTCAGCGAGTTCCAGCTGGAGGGCTACACTGCCCACTTTCTGCAGGCTGGCTATGACGTGCCAACTCTCAGCCGCATGACACCCGAG GACCTGACGGCCATCGGGGTGACCAAGCCCGGGCACAGGAAGAAGATCGCCTCAGAGATCGCCCAGCTCAGCATCGCCGAGTGGTTACCCAACTACATCCCG GCAGACCTGCTGGAGTGGCTGTGCGCGCTGGGGCTGCCGCAGTACCACAAGCAGCTGGTGAGCAGCGGCTACGATTCCATGGGGCTGGTGGCCGACCTCACTTGGGAGGAGCTGCAGGAGATCGGAGTCAACAAGCTCG GTCATCAGAAGAAGCTCATGCTGGGGGTGAAGCGGCTGGCTGAGCTGCGGCGGGGCCTACTGCAGGGGGAGGCCCCAGGTGACGGCGGCCGCCGGCTGGCCAGGGGCCCGGAGCTGATGGCCATCGAGGGGCTGGAGAATGGGGACGGTCCGGCTGTGGCTGGCCCGCGCCTCCTCACCTTCCAGGGCAGCGAGCTGAGCCCAGAGCTACAGGCGGCCATGGCAGGGGGTGGCCCTGAGccgctccccctgccccctgcccgctCCCCCAGCCAGGAGAGCATCGGGGCACGCTCACGGGGGTCCGGGCACTCGCAGGAACAGCCTGCCTCCCAGCCCAGTGGCGGAGACCCCAACACCCCACAGGAGAGGAATCTTCCAGAGGGCACAGAGCGGCCCCCTAAGCTTTGTTCCCCACTTCCTGGCCAAGGGGCCCCCCCTTATGTTTTTATGTACCCCCAGGGCTCGccctccagcccagccccagggccGCCTCCTGGCGCACCCCGGGCCTTCTCCTACTTGGCCGGCCCCCTGGCCACTCCTCCAGACCCGCCTCGGCCCAAGCGCCGGTCCCACAGCCTGAGCCGCCCCAGCCCGGCCGAGGGGGAAGCCGAGGGGGAGGCCGAAGGGCCAGTGGATAGCGCCTTGGGCAGTTACGCCACCCTCACTCGGCGACCAGGACGCAGCGCCCTCGCCCGGACCAGCCCCAGCCCGACCCCAACCCGAGGGGCGCCCCGCAGCCAGTCCTTCGCCCTGCGGGCCCGCCGCAaaggccccccgcccccgccccccaagcGCCTCAGCTCCGTCTCTGGCCCCACCctggagccgccgccgccgccagatGGAAGCCCAGCGCCCAAGGAGGGGGCCCTGGGGCCCCGGAGGCGAACACTCAGTGAACCCACGGGCCCCTCGGAGCCCCCCGgcctgcccgccccagcgggCACCGCATCGGACACAGAGGAGGAGGACCCAGGGCCCGAGGGGACACCCCCGTCTCGGGGCAGCTCAGGGGAGGGGCTCCCGTTCGCGGAGGAGGGGAACCTGACGATCAAACAGAGGCCCAAGCCGGCGGGCCCCCCACCCCGGGAGACGCCCGTGCCTGCTGGCCTCGACTTCAACCTCACGGAGTCAGACACTGTTAAGCGGAGGCCCAAATGCCGGGAGAGGGGGCCCCTGCAGACAGCCCTCCTGGCCTTCGGGGCGGCCGGCGCCACGCCCGGCCCCCCTACCCCCCTGTCCTCGCAGACCCCCGGCGAGTCCCCCTCGGCCTCTGCCAGCCCTCCCCGGCCTGACCCTAGCGGCCTCCCAAACCCCGGAGCTCCAGCCCCTCTGTCTCCCAGCCCCCCGACCCAGCCCCCCGcagccccctgccctgggccagcTCTGGAACACAGTCGGCGGCCCGGGGAGATGGAGCCCCCGGCTCCGCCCGCTGCCCTCCTCAAGGTGCCCGGAGCAG GAACAGCCCCCAAGCCTGTGTCTGTGGCCTGCACCCAGCTGGcattttctggccccaagctggCTCCCCGGCTCGGCCCCCGCCCTGTGCCCCCTCCAAGGCCAGAGAACACTGGGGCCACGGGCCCAGGCCGGGCCCAGCAGAGACTGGAGCAGACCAGCTCATCCCTGGCAGCTGCATTGCGGGCCGCAGAGAAGAGCATTGGTGCTGAGGAGCGAGAGGG GGAATCCTGGTGGCCGCCACTTAGAGGCACgtga